A single Thermoproteales archaeon DNA region contains:
- a CDS encoding FAD-binding oxidoreductase, translating into MKEGVVRKLEEVVGSSWVIVGEDRVESYLYDETAYPVRPKAVTDIVVVKPKNTEEISEILKIANREKIPVFPRGGGTGLVGGCIPTSSGIVLSLERMDNIEIDKENLIAVVEAGVTLGKLIEEADKAGLFFPAHPGDEGAQIGGLVACNAGGARAVKTGVMRNYVKGIEVVLPTGEILKFGGKLIKNNTGYDLMHLFIGSEGTLGIITKAILRLYPKYGAMATLIIPFENRHTAIDAVPKILQSGVIPLALEYVEKDLIEKSARKLGLTWPCKEGNAFLIVILAEADEETVYRLCEKIADVCYKAAAMEPLIAESRKEQENILKIRSEIYIALKPDTIDILDIAVPPANMGKLMDTIDAISKKYDTYIPVYGHAGDGNLHPHIIKKDGWTMDDYEKLKEEIYRVTVKLGGVITGEHGVGAIRKRYLRLCLSDEEIKIMKKIKQIFDPNNILNPGKVIP; encoded by the coding sequence ATGAAAGAAGGTGTGGTAAGAAAGCTGGAGGAAGTTGTTGGGAGCAGCTGGGTTATAGTTGGAGAAGATAGGGTAGAAAGTTATCTTTACGACGAAACAGCTTATCCTGTTAGACCAAAAGCCGTAACAGATATAGTCGTCGTAAAACCCAAAAACACGGAAGAAATCTCAGAAATCCTTAAAATTGCTAATCGAGAAAAAATTCCTGTTTTTCCTAGAGGAGGCGGCACCGGATTAGTGGGAGGATGCATTCCCACAAGTAGCGGCATAGTGCTTTCTTTAGAAAGAATGGACAATATTGAAATTGATAAGGAAAATTTGATAGCAGTTGTAGAAGCTGGGGTAACTCTCGGAAAGTTGATAGAAGAAGCTGATAAAGCCGGATTGTTTTTCCCAGCGCATCCTGGAGATGAAGGAGCGCAAATTGGAGGGCTTGTGGCATGTAATGCGGGAGGCGCTAGGGCCGTAAAAACTGGAGTTATGAGAAATTACGTAAAGGGCATTGAGGTAGTTTTGCCTACAGGAGAGATATTAAAGTTTGGTGGTAAATTAATTAAAAACAATACCGGCTATGATCTAATGCATTTATTCATTGGAAGCGAGGGAACATTAGGTATCATAACTAAAGCCATATTACGGCTATATCCTAAATACGGCGCAATGGCTACGTTAATTATACCCTTCGAAAATAGGCATACCGCCATAGATGCCGTACCTAAAATTTTACAAAGTGGTGTAATTCCATTAGCTTTAGAATACGTTGAAAAGGATTTAATAGAAAAATCAGCAAGAAAACTAGGGCTTACATGGCCATGTAAGGAAGGAAATGCTTTTCTTATAGTTATTTTAGCGGAAGCTGATGAAGAAACTGTTTACAGGCTGTGCGAGAAAATAGCTGATGTTTGCTATAAAGCTGCCGCAATGGAACCATTGATTGCTGAATCAAGAAAAGAACAGGAAAATATTCTAAAAATAAGGAGTGAAATTTACATCGCGCTTAAACCTGATACTATTGATATATTGGATATCGCCGTACCGCCAGCCAATATGGGCAAGCTCATGGATACGATTGATGCTATATCGAAAAAATACGATACATACATCCCCGTATATGGACATGCTGGAGATGGCAACTTGCATCCTCATATAATAAAAAAGGATGGATGGACTATGGATGATTATGAAAAGTTGAAAGAGGAAATTTATAGAGTGACGGTCAAGCTTGGAGGAGTTATAACGGGCGAGCATGGAGTCGGCGCGATAAGAAAAAGATATCTGAGACTTTGCCTTAGCGATGAAGAAATCAAAATTATGAAGAAAATAAAACAAATCTTCGATCCTAATAACATTTTAAATCCTGGCAAGGTAATCCCATAG
- a CDS encoding electron transfer flavoprotein subunit alpha/FixB family protein, with product MKDYNGILVYAEQHEANLHPISFELLGKGRELADELKVSLSCVLLGYNLREKAKELIYYGADKVFLYDHPLLEHFDVILYKHNIVDLINEEKPGLVLIGATRRGKSLAARIAASLKTGLTADCIDLQLDENGDFVQIRPAFTGNIIAHIKTKTKPVIATIRYKVMKALKKDLNRRGEIIEKKVKILENTGIRILRKERQKKVKISDAEIIVACGRGLKKPEDISMIEELASLLGGVVGASRPLVDEGWISRDFQVGFSGNTVKPRLYIACGISGSPQHLAGMKDSELIVAINLDVSAPIFKFADYGIVGDLYDIIPELIKRIKEERSKIG from the coding sequence ATGAAAGACTACAACGGTATCTTAGTTTATGCCGAACAGCATGAGGCAAATCTTCATCCTATTTCATTTGAACTTCTTGGTAAAGGAAGAGAGTTAGCAGATGAATTAAAGGTCAGCTTGTCATGCGTGCTACTAGGTTATAACTTGAGAGAAAAAGCGAAAGAATTAATCTATTACGGAGCTGACAAGGTTTTTCTTTATGATCATCCTCTCCTCGAGCATTTCGACGTGATTCTCTATAAGCATAACATAGTGGATTTAATAAATGAGGAAAAACCTGGACTTGTGCTAATTGGTGCGACTCGTCGAGGCAAATCGCTCGCAGCTAGGATTGCTGCTTCTCTAAAAACGGGTCTTACAGCCGATTGTATAGACTTGCAACTGGATGAAAATGGAGATTTTGTGCAGATACGGCCAGCTTTTACAGGTAATATAATAGCTCATATAAAGACAAAAACAAAACCAGTAATAGCCACTATTCGGTACAAGGTTATGAAAGCACTCAAAAAAGACTTGAATAGAAGAGGCGAAATCATAGAGAAGAAGGTTAAAATTTTAGAAAATACTGGGATTCGTATCCTAAGAAAAGAAAGGCAAAAAAAGGTTAAGATTTCCGACGCCGAGATTATAGTTGCCTGTGGTAGGGGATTAAAAAAGCCCGAGGATATTAGCATGATAGAAGAGCTAGCGTCATTACTTGGCGGTGTTGTTGGCGCTAGTCGCCCCCTAGTAGATGAGGGATGGATTTCAAGAGATTTCCAAGTAGGTTTTAGTGGTAATACTGTCAAACCTAGGTTGTATATTGCTTGCGGGATATCTGGATCGCCGCAGCATTTAGCTGGAATGAAAGATTCTGAACTCATAGTAGCAATAAACTTGGACGTTTCTGCTCCTATCTTTAAGTTCGCTGATTATGGAATAGTAGGAGATCTTTACGATATTATCCCCGAATTGATAAAAAGGATAAAAGAAGAAAGGTCTAAAATTGGGTAG